A single genomic interval of Saccharothrix saharensis harbors:
- a CDS encoding SulP family inorganic anion transporter: MNPSAPTTAPRPTWPTLRALRDPKTLRTEVLAGLVVALALIPEAISFSIIAGVAPGVGLFASFTMAVVISVVGGRPAMISAATGAVALVVAPLVREHGLGHLLAAVILGGLVQVALGALGVAGLMRFVPRSVMVGFVNALAILIFLAQVPELVDVPWAVYPLVVGGLVLMVLFPRLSKVVPAPLVSIVALTAVTVGAGIAVPTVGDRGELPSSLPTPGLPDVPFTPETLRVVAPYAVALALVGLMESLMTAKLVDDLTDTGSDKRRESIGQGVANVVTGFFGGMGGCAMIGQTMINVKNGARTRLSTFLAGAFLMVLCVVFGPVVSQIPMAALVAVMVLVSFATFDWHSIAPATLRRMPAGEIGVMAVTVAVVVATHNLAIGVVVGSVAALAVFARRVARVATVEARSDGERVVYTVTGELFFASSNDLAHRFDYAGDPDRVVIDLSAAHVWDASSVAALDAVTAKYADRGKTVEITGLNRHSAKLHGTLTGRLSAP, translated from the coding sequence GTGAACCCCTCCGCACCGACCACGGCACCACGCCCGACCTGGCCGACCCTGCGCGCGTTGCGCGACCCCAAGACCCTGCGCACCGAGGTGCTCGCGGGCCTGGTGGTGGCGTTGGCGCTGATCCCCGAGGCGATCTCGTTCTCGATCATCGCCGGGGTCGCGCCCGGCGTCGGCCTGTTCGCCTCGTTCACCATGGCCGTGGTCATCTCGGTGGTCGGCGGCCGGCCGGCGATGATCTCCGCCGCCACCGGCGCGGTCGCCCTGGTCGTCGCGCCGCTCGTGCGCGAGCACGGCCTGGGCCACCTGCTCGCGGCCGTCATCCTCGGCGGGTTGGTCCAGGTGGCGCTGGGCGCGCTCGGGGTGGCCGGGCTGATGCGGTTCGTGCCGCGCTCGGTGATGGTCGGGTTCGTCAACGCGCTGGCGATCCTGATCTTCCTCGCGCAGGTCCCCGAGCTGGTCGACGTGCCGTGGGCGGTGTACCCGCTGGTGGTCGGCGGGCTGGTGCTGATGGTGCTGTTCCCGCGGTTGTCGAAGGTGGTGCCCGCGCCGCTGGTGTCGATCGTGGCGCTGACCGCGGTGACGGTGGGCGCGGGCATCGCGGTGCCGACCGTCGGCGACCGGGGCGAGCTGCCGTCGTCCCTGCCGACGCCCGGCCTGCCGGACGTGCCGTTCACGCCGGAGACGCTGCGCGTGGTCGCGCCGTACGCGGTGGCGTTGGCGCTGGTCGGGCTCATGGAGTCGCTGATGACCGCGAAGCTGGTGGACGACCTCACCGACACCGGCTCGGACAAGCGGCGCGAGTCGATCGGCCAGGGCGTGGCCAACGTGGTGACCGGGTTCTTCGGCGGCATGGGCGGCTGCGCGATGATCGGCCAGACGATGATCAACGTCAAGAACGGCGCCCGCACCCGGCTGTCGACGTTCCTGGCGGGCGCGTTCCTGATGGTGCTGTGCGTGGTGTTCGGGCCGGTCGTGTCGCAGATCCCGATGGCCGCGCTGGTCGCGGTGATGGTGCTGGTGTCGTTCGCGACCTTCGACTGGCACTCGATCGCGCCCGCGACGCTGCGCCGGATGCCCGCCGGCGAGATCGGCGTCATGGCCGTCACCGTCGCCGTCGTGGTGGCCACGCACAACCTGGCGATCGGCGTCGTGGTCGGCTCCGTCGCCGCCCTGGCGGTGTTCGCCCGCCGGGTCGCCCGGGTGGCGACCGTGGAGGCGCGCAGCGACGGCGAACGGGTCGTCTACACGGTGACCGGTGAGCTGTTCTTCGCCTCCAGCAACGACCTGGCGCACCGGTTCGACTACGCGGGCGACCCGGACCGGGTGGTCATCGACCTGTCGGCCGCGCACGTCTGGGACGCGTCGTCGGTCGCCGCGCTGGACGCCGTCACGGCCAAGTACGCCGACCGGGGCAAGACCGTCGAGATCACCGGCCTCAACCGGCACAGCGCGAAGCTGCACGGCACCCTGACCGGCCGGCTAAGCGCTCCCTGA
- a CDS encoding DEAD/DEAH box helicase codes for MTVPAVLRTLARLSASEQPQRVRLDLTRTAGLVWLGADEAAWRTLTTDVEPPAWTPAPWTPHPGRRGAIDRLASFDALHQEDRLLRLGWAFLCGPTAVDGRRRRVCLPLVSRPVRLRPVGRSYAFHVAGDVAVFPLPADRSKAAELETRLDRGEEWIAATLAASGFADVPVLGPEHDPRTLIGGDELVVVAGAGLHAGEPVVGTERGAALRTWARRSGVEATALAALYSSALYSSAEDATAGDSTGEDVVPGAVPLSPSQRAAVVAARTAPVTVVGGPPGSGKTHAVAAIALDAVASGRSVLLASRTRNAADVLGEALRRAGGPVPVLFGDSELRHKVAQELSTGLAATSAKGEVDRLDRNRRGAVAAVARVERAVGAALRDEELVEAAVRFEALMPAHRAVAPLAFGDGVDFERLHGVLRPRHGVFGGLRTRWALRTARRLTGAADDVDVPDLEAAVRAAEQSAAQIRVAANGGTSLEALRGLLAEEDARGHAAVAAWLAVLAVSRRGAGPRRAVAALATALRSGRAARRRALTDVSTEHLVQALPLWVGTLADVEDILPAVPGMFDLVVVDEASHVDQPLAAPALLRGRRVVIAGDPRQLRHVSFVGEQAVREAVTAEGTVALADRLDVPKVSLFDAGAAAANVHWLTEHHRCPPHLIGFAATRFYEDRISLLTTHPSIADADCIDVEHVEGVRDDKGVNAVEVDAVLAHLRRRIAAGVRSIGVVTPFRAQADAVEQALLDRLSLDEITTGGVRVGTVHGVQGSEFDEVVISLALTDADPPAAWRFANDPTLLAVLTTRARRLVHVITSAARPVGLVADYLRHAEVPPTGTGGVAPSDEWTTRLAAELAALGLAPRTGYPVGRWRVDLVVGDRASAVAVDTRPHPDGTAAHLARWRALRGAGWRVHDAFPSRFGHDPARAAVELAQELAPRPAGSAVVTPVVTPGRAASPGRPEPT; via the coding sequence GTGACCGTTCCCGCAGTGCTGCGCACGCTGGCCCGGCTCAGCGCGTCCGAGCAGCCGCAGCGGGTGCGGCTCGACCTGACCAGGACGGCCGGGCTCGTGTGGTTGGGCGCCGACGAGGCCGCGTGGCGGACGCTCACCACGGACGTGGAGCCACCCGCCTGGACACCGGCGCCGTGGACACCGCACCCCGGCCGGCGCGGCGCCATCGACCGGTTGGCGTCGTTCGACGCGCTGCACCAGGAGGACCGGCTGCTGCGGCTGGGCTGGGCGTTCCTGTGCGGACCGACGGCGGTGGACGGGCGGCGCCGGCGGGTGTGCCTGCCGCTGGTGTCACGACCGGTCCGGTTGCGCCCGGTCGGGCGGAGCTACGCGTTCCACGTCGCCGGTGACGTGGCGGTGTTCCCGCTGCCGGCCGACCGGTCCAAGGCCGCAGAGCTGGAAACGCGGTTGGACAGGGGCGAGGAGTGGATCGCGGCCACGCTGGCGGCGAGCGGGTTCGCCGACGTGCCGGTGCTCGGGCCCGAGCACGACCCGCGGACGCTGATCGGCGGTGACGAGCTGGTCGTGGTGGCCGGGGCCGGGCTGCACGCGGGCGAGCCGGTGGTCGGCACCGAACGCGGCGCGGCGCTCCGCACGTGGGCCCGCCGGTCCGGCGTGGAGGCGACCGCGTTGGCCGCCCTGTACTCGTCGGCCCTGTACTCGTCGGCCGAGGACGCGACGGCCGGTGACTCCACCGGTGAGGACGTGGTGCCCGGCGCGGTGCCGTTGAGCCCGAGCCAGCGGGCGGCGGTGGTGGCGGCCCGCACCGCGCCGGTGACCGTGGTCGGCGGGCCGCCGGGCAGCGGCAAGACCCACGCGGTGGCGGCGATCGCGCTGGACGCGGTGGCGTCCGGTCGTTCGGTGCTGCTGGCCAGCCGCACGCGCAACGCCGCCGACGTGCTCGGCGAGGCGTTGCGGCGCGCGGGAGGCCCGGTGCCGGTCCTGTTCGGCGACTCCGAGCTGCGGCACAAGGTGGCCCAGGAGCTGAGCACCGGCCTGGCCGCCACCAGTGCCAAGGGTGAGGTGGACCGGCTCGACCGGAACAGGCGCGGCGCCGTCGCGGCGGTGGCGCGGGTCGAGCGCGCGGTCGGCGCGGCGCTGCGGGACGAGGAACTGGTCGAGGCGGCGGTGCGGTTCGAGGCGTTGATGCCCGCCCACCGCGCCGTCGCGCCGCTCGCGTTCGGCGACGGCGTGGACTTCGAGCGGTTGCACGGGGTGCTGCGCCCGCGCCACGGCGTGTTCGGCGGGCTGCGCACGCGGTGGGCGCTGCGGACGGCGCGGAGGCTGACCGGCGCGGCGGACGACGTCGACGTGCCGGACCTGGAAGCGGCGGTGCGGGCGGCCGAGCAGTCCGCCGCGCAGATCCGCGTCGCCGCGAACGGCGGCACGTCGCTGGAGGCGTTGCGCGGCCTGCTGGCCGAGGAGGACGCACGCGGGCACGCCGCCGTCGCCGCGTGGCTGGCGGTGCTGGCGGTCAGCCGGCGCGGCGCGGGGCCCCGGCGGGCGGTGGCCGCGTTGGCGACGGCGCTGCGGTCGGGCCGGGCGGCGCGCCGGCGGGCGTTGACCGACGTCTCGACCGAGCACCTGGTGCAGGCCCTGCCGCTGTGGGTGGGCACGCTGGCCGACGTCGAGGACATCCTGCCCGCCGTGCCGGGCATGTTCGACCTGGTGGTGGTCGACGAGGCGAGCCACGTCGACCAGCCGCTGGCCGCGCCCGCGCTGCTGCGCGGCAGGCGCGTCGTGATCGCCGGCGACCCGCGCCAACTGCGGCACGTGTCGTTCGTCGGCGAGCAGGCCGTGCGCGAGGCGGTGACCGCGGAGGGCACGGTGGCGCTGGCGGACCGGCTCGACGTGCCGAAGGTCAGCCTGTTCGACGCGGGCGCGGCGGCGGCTAACGTGCACTGGCTCACCGAGCACCACCGCTGCCCGCCGCACCTGATCGGGTTCGCCGCGACCCGGTTCTACGAGGACCGGATCTCGCTGCTCACCACGCACCCGTCGATCGCGGACGCCGACTGCATCGACGTCGAGCACGTCGAGGGCGTGCGCGACGACAAGGGCGTGAACGCGGTCGAGGTGGACGCGGTGCTCGCCCACCTGCGCCGCCGGATCGCCGCGGGCGTCCGCTCGATCGGCGTCGTGACGCCGTTCCGGGCGCAGGCCGACGCGGTGGAACAGGCCCTGCTCGACCGGCTGAGCCTGGACGAGATCACCACGGGTGGGGTGCGCGTCGGCACCGTGCACGGCGTTCAGGGCTCGGAGTTCGACGAGGTCGTGATCAGCCTGGCGCTGACCGACGCCGACCCACCCGCCGCCTGGCGCTTCGCCAACGACCCCACCCTGCTGGCCGTGCTGACGACCAGGGCCCGACGCCTGGTGCACGTGATCACGTCGGCCGCGCGGCCGGTCGGGCTCGTCGCGGACTACCTGCGGCACGCGGAGGTGCCGCCGACCGGGACCGGGGGCGTGGCGCCGTCCGACGAGTGGACCACCCGGCTGGCGGCGGAGCTGGCCGCGCTCGGCCTGGCGCCGCGCACCGGCTACCCGGTCGGCCGGTGGCGGGTCGACCTGGTGGTGGGCGACCGTGCGTCGGCGGTGGCCGTCGACACCCGACCGCACCCGGACGGCACGGCGGCGCACCTGGCCCGGTGGCGTGCCCTGCGCGGCGCGGGCTGGCGGGTGCACGACGCGTTCCCGAGCCGCTTCGGACACGACCCGGCGCGCGCCGCGGTGGAGCTGGCGCAGGAACTCGCGCCGCGACCCGCCGGGTCCGCGGTGGTCACGCCGGTGGTCACACCCGGGCGCGCAGCCAGTCCAGGGCGGCCGGAGCCGACCTGA
- a CDS encoding alpha/beta fold hydrolase has product MVTEIDIRLDDGRALHAYDAGEDAGDLAVFWHHGTPNTGAPPAPLFPAARRLGLRWVSYDRPGYGGSTPRPGRDIASAAGCTEAVADALGIDRFAVVGHSGGAPHALACGALLPGRVVGVVGVAGLAPFEADGLDWFAGMTASGVASLRAAHAGRAVKERFEASGVVYDPEFTEADLAVLEGDWSWFTEVVGPAVQAGPAALIDDDLAYVNPWGFDPADVTVPVLLLHGGRDRVVPASHAEWLAGRCPAAELRLSPDDGHLSIVRSAPAALDWLRARV; this is encoded by the coding sequence GTGGTGACGGAGATCGACATCCGCCTGGACGACGGTCGCGCGCTGCACGCGTACGACGCCGGTGAGGACGCCGGTGACCTGGCCGTCTTCTGGCACCACGGCACGCCGAACACCGGCGCGCCGCCCGCACCGCTCTTCCCCGCCGCGCGCCGGCTGGGCCTGCGCTGGGTGTCCTACGACCGCCCCGGCTACGGCGGGTCGACGCCGCGTCCCGGCCGGGACATCGCGTCCGCCGCCGGTTGCACCGAGGCGGTCGCCGACGCGTTGGGCATCGACCGGTTCGCCGTGGTCGGCCACTCCGGTGGCGCGCCACACGCCCTCGCGTGCGGCGCGTTGCTGCCGGGACGGGTGGTCGGCGTGGTCGGCGTGGCCGGGCTCGCGCCCTTCGAGGCGGACGGGCTCGACTGGTTCGCGGGCATGACGGCGTCCGGGGTGGCGTCGTTGCGCGCGGCGCACGCGGGACGTGCGGTCAAGGAGCGGTTCGAGGCGTCGGGCGTGGTGTACGACCCGGAGTTCACCGAGGCGGACCTCGCCGTGCTCGAGGGTGACTGGTCGTGGTTCACCGAGGTCGTCGGCCCGGCGGTGCAGGCGGGACCGGCCGCGCTGATCGACGACGACCTGGCCTACGTCAACCCGTGGGGTTTCGACCCGGCGGACGTGACGGTGCCGGTGCTGCTGCTGCACGGCGGCCGTGACCGGGTCGTGCCCGCTTCGCACGCCGAGTGGCTGGCCGGCCGGTGCCCCGCCGCGGAACTGAGGCTGTCGCCGGACGACGGCCACCTCTCGATCGTCAGGTCGGCTCCGGCCGCCCTGGACTGGCTGCGCGCCCGGGTGTGA
- a CDS encoding ATP-binding protein, with protein MVDLPDDGLDLALGGDRTPDDIAALVRQVGYEVDERRVTDLALIAAELVGNARQHAEGPWRMRLLRVAERRVVRVEVEDRSPSLLPVLGRPDDPAAGSGLLLVNRLSVHWGFDRHEDRKVVWAEVPTG; from the coding sequence ATGGTGGACCTGCCTGACGACGGGCTGGACCTGGCGCTGGGCGGCGACCGAACACCCGACGACATCGCCGCCCTGGTGCGGCAGGTCGGGTACGAGGTGGACGAGCGGAGGGTCACCGACCTCGCCCTGATCGCCGCCGAGCTGGTGGGCAACGCCCGGCAGCACGCCGAAGGGCCGTGGCGGATGCGGTTGCTGCGGGTGGCCGAGCGGCGCGTCGTGCGGGTCGAGGTGGAGGACCGCAGCCCCAGCCTGCTGCCCGTGCTCGGCCGGCCGGACGACCCGGCCGCCGGTAGCGGGCTGCTGCTGGTCAACCGGCTGTCCGTGCACTGGGGGTTCGACCGCCACGAGGACCGCAAGGTGGTGTGGGCCGAGGTGCCCACCGGGTGA
- a CDS encoding alpha/beta hydrolase translates to MRNPLAAGVVALLLASLTPAPASAAASCREVDAPVTVLGRTEVVHGTLCVPAPGATTVQLLVPGSTYNSSYWDFPDGRHSFRAAQNAAGIATFAVDRLGTGRSSKPLAVTLTAFVQADALHQVVRGLRSGEYGPRFGRVVIGGHSLGAAISAVEAATYRDVDGVLLTGMTHRVNPAGVAAAFANFRPANLDPKFGLLHPPGYLTTAPGTRHASFHAPGPLVPDVAELEETTKDVFSPTEAADGLGVAVLLPYTLLIDVPVMTAVGSRDGAVCGLLATDCSTAATLHAAESPYFGGPLRAYVLPDYGHSINLAPNARDYYSAVSSWVAREVDR, encoded by the coding sequence TTGCGTAACCCACTCGCCGCCGGGGTGGTGGCGTTGCTGCTGGCATCGCTGACGCCCGCGCCCGCCTCGGCCGCCGCCTCGTGCCGTGAGGTCGACGCGCCGGTGACGGTCCTCGGCCGCACCGAGGTCGTGCACGGCACGCTGTGCGTCCCGGCGCCCGGCGCCACCACCGTCCAGCTCCTCGTCCCCGGGTCGACCTACAACAGCTCCTACTGGGACTTCCCCGACGGCAGGCACTCGTTCCGCGCCGCGCAGAACGCCGCCGGCATCGCCACCTTCGCCGTCGACCGGCTCGGCACCGGGCGCAGCTCGAAGCCCCTCGCCGTGACGCTGACCGCGTTCGTCCAGGCCGACGCCCTGCACCAGGTCGTGCGGGGGCTGCGGTCGGGGGAGTACGGGCCGCGGTTCGGCCGGGTCGTGATCGGCGGGCACTCCCTCGGCGCGGCGATCAGCGCGGTCGAGGCGGCCACCTACCGGGACGTGGACGGCGTGCTGCTGACCGGCATGACGCACCGGGTGAACCCGGCCGGCGTGGCCGCGGCGTTCGCGAACTTCCGCCCGGCCAACCTCGACCCGAAGTTCGGCCTGCTGCACCCGCCCGGCTACCTGACCACCGCGCCCGGCACCCGGCACGCGAGCTTCCACGCGCCGGGCCCGCTCGTGCCGGACGTGGCGGAGCTGGAGGAGACCACGAAGGACGTGTTCTCGCCGACGGAGGCCGCCGACGGCCTGGGCGTGGCCGTGCTGCTGCCGTACACCCTGCTGATCGACGTGCCGGTGATGACCGCGGTCGGTTCGCGGGACGGCGCGGTGTGCGGCCTGCTCGCCACCGACTGCTCGACCGCGGCAACCCTGCACGCGGCCGAGTCGCCGTACTTCGGCGGCCCGCTGCGGGCCTACGTGCTGCCCGACTACGGGCACTCGATCAACCTCGCGCCCAACGCGCGGGACTACTACTCGGCGGTCTCCTCCTGGGTAGCGCGGGAGGTGGACCGCTGA
- a CDS encoding cytochrome P450, whose amino-acid sequence MTRRPKTGHTGKTEPSTVPGRPPLLGHTAALLRRHLAFRADLRKRGPVARIHLGPLPLHLVTAAELAHQVLTGETAKFDKGISADKLRRAFGNGLVGINGDFHRRQRRMIRPAFHRRSRTRYSETMTAPAADVANSRRDGQVLRLDRVVRDPAISVVGRTVFSADSELAVSAEIRAHPPTSIRLGAVHALSPAGLEKPPIPENRRVDPAVAPVHRVVDDVLVDRAATVDDLRRPPNPRRVISEVPRRYPPWLVLRRTNTSVPPAGVRVPAGTEVGFSAHALHHDPRHHDDPARSDPDRRLPDRAALPKGAYVPFAGGPHHCPGHAFAHIGIAVVAATPAARRRLVPVPGVPVRPGVTGLLDPNRLPMTVLSRRCAA is encoded by the coding sequence ATGACTCGCCGTCCGAAAACCGGGCACACCGGGAAAACCGAGCCGTCCACGGTTCCCGGTCGACCACCGCTGCTCGGCCACACCGCGGCCCTGTTGCGCCGACACCTCGCGTTCCGCGCTGACCTGCGCAAACGTGGCCCGGTCGCGCGGATCCACCTGGGCCCGCTGCCGCTGCACCTCGTCACCGCGGCCGAATTGGCGCACCAGGTGCTCACCGGCGAGACGGCCAAGTTCGACAAGGGCATCTCCGCCGACAAACTGCGTCGTGCGTTCGGCAACGGGCTGGTCGGCATCAACGGCGATTTCCACCGCCGACAACGCCGGATGATCCGACCCGCGTTCCACCGCCGTTCCCGCACCCGCTATTCGGAGACGATGACCGCACCGGCCGCCGACGTGGCGAATTCCCGGCGGGATGGACAAGTCCTGCGGCTGGACCGCGTGGTGCGGGACCCGGCGATCTCCGTGGTCGGCCGCACGGTGTTCTCCGCCGACTCCGAGTTGGCGGTGAGTGCTGAGATCCGGGCGCACCCGCCGACGTCGATCCGGCTCGGCGCGGTCCACGCGCTGTCGCCCGCGGGGCTCGAGAAGCCGCCCATCCCGGAGAACCGCCGCGTCGACCCGGCGGTCGCGCCCGTGCACCGGGTCGTGGACGACGTGCTCGTCGACCGTGCCGCCACGGTCGACGACCTGCGCCGGCCGCCGAACCCGCGGCGCGTGATCAGCGAGGTGCCTCGCCGCTACCCGCCGTGGCTCGTCCTGCGGCGCACCAACACGTCGGTGCCGCCGGCCGGCGTGCGGGTTCCCGCGGGCACGGAGGTCGGGTTCAGCGCGCACGCGCTGCACCACGACCCGCGCCACCACGACGACCCGGCGCGCTCCGACCCCGACCGCCGGCTCCCCGACCGCGCCGCCCTGCCCAAGGGGGCGTACGTGCCGTTCGCCGGCGGCCCGCACCACTGCCCGGGGCACGCGTTCGCGCACATCGGGATCGCGGTCGTGGCGGCCACCCCGGCCGCCCGCCGGCGGCTCGTGCCCGTGCCGGGCGTTCCCGTCCGACCCGGGGTGACCGGTCTGCTCGACCCGAACCGGCTGCCGATGACCGTTCTTTCCCGCCGTTGTGCCGCCTGA
- a CDS encoding SAM-dependent methyltransferase, translating into MSDLDWVPDGIDTTVPSVARTYDYLLGGAHNLAVDRAMGEKMLQVLPGARDLVRLNRSFLRRAVTYLAERGVRQFLDIGSGIPTAGNVHEIAQEVTSGCRVVYVDKDPVATAHGRLLLAGDPDSAAVQADLREPDDVLGRPEVTRLLDFDEPVGLLLLLVVHFVRPEEDPGRLLARYRDRLAPGSFVVISHATADNRADTMRRAADTVRESRSKDNLVYRTHAEVTGLFDGYDLVPPGVVGHALWRPGGAGDIADRAEDNTQVWAGVGRKPGRGPVTGGRS; encoded by the coding sequence ATGAGCGACCTGGACTGGGTGCCCGACGGCATCGACACCACCGTGCCGAGCGTGGCCCGGACCTACGACTACCTGCTCGGCGGCGCGCACAACCTCGCCGTCGACCGGGCGATGGGCGAGAAGATGCTCCAGGTCCTGCCCGGCGCGCGCGACCTGGTCCGGCTGAACCGGTCCTTCCTCCGCCGCGCGGTCACCTACCTGGCCGAGCGCGGGGTGCGGCAGTTCCTCGACATCGGCTCGGGCATCCCGACGGCGGGCAACGTGCACGAGATCGCGCAGGAGGTGACGTCCGGCTGCCGGGTGGTCTACGTCGACAAGGACCCGGTGGCGACCGCGCACGGCCGGCTGCTGCTGGCCGGCGACCCGGACAGCGCGGCGGTCCAGGCGGACCTGCGCGAGCCGGACGACGTGCTGGGCCGGCCCGAGGTGACCCGGCTGCTGGACTTCGACGAGCCGGTCGGGTTGTTGCTGCTGCTGGTCGTGCACTTCGTGCGGCCGGAGGAGGATCCGGGACGGCTGCTGGCCCGCTACCGCGACCGGCTGGCGCCGGGAAGCTTCGTGGTGATCTCGCACGCCACCGCCGACAACCGCGCCGACACCATGCGCCGTGCCGCCGACACCGTGCGGGAGAGCAGGTCGAAGGACAACCTCGTGTACCGCACGCACGCCGAGGTGACCGGGCTGTTCGACGGCTACGACCTGGTCCCGCCGGGCGTGGTGGGGCACGCGCTGTGGCGGCCCGGCGGTGCGGGCGACATCGCCGACCGGGCGGAGGACAACACCCAGGTGTGGGCGGGCGTGGGCCGGAAACCGGGTCGCGGGCCGGTGACCGGAGGCCGTTCGTGA
- a CDS encoding putative bifunctional diguanylate cyclase/phosphodiesterase yields the protein MTAALPQDADGVRARTKLAKKWAYLLSSRTFVPLGSAELERRLLGLVERLCAGVASESLAQRAGREVGDALVDLNCTTAEALQLSLEVVGKGLFGMPALAPPDRLRERVVDVVASLAAGFADRARASVLAQQEQLGRSLYKAMREAQVELQYAESRFELLEHHLSTGIATADEDGVLVRSNGALARIVDRMPEDLAGSSLFDLAHPDERVALRVDFARLVDGGTGSTTQPRQLLRADGEPAWVVLTLSPLRRLEGRPQVIVLAEDATDVNLLQGQLNHQALHDVLTRLPNRQYFTSRLEQALRTAEPGAGVTVFHLDLDGFSRVTGGLGRAVGDHVLKVVAGRLEAVVAEENAMVARFGHDEFAVLVENSPTTPDVVTLVRRINDLLAVPFHAGGKRLAVSATIGVVHRPPRDATPSDVLDSADLALRRAAGNGRRQWELSDPARDERDRHAFTLAATMPGAWENGSIRVLYRPVVRLSDGRVESAEAVLRWDHPALGALPHEQCLAPAEETGLVVPLGGWALRVACEQARSWREAGRDVPVRWALTPSQAADPDLHGVVREALSDTGLPAASLRLGVPAQALFGRGRSGRAPFGARGEAVDNLGYLAEERVGIEVEDFTAAPDDVARLLDGVPVRAVRVAQSPAARPGSAVARVLAGVLGVVRDAGIGVTAAGVTTPEQARWWREVGADTASGPLFAPAGPPDVITR from the coding sequence GTGACCGCTGCGCTCCCCCAGGACGCGGACGGGGTGCGGGCCCGCACCAAGCTCGCCAAGAAGTGGGCCTACCTGCTCAGCTCCCGGACGTTCGTGCCGCTCGGCAGCGCGGAGCTCGAACGACGGCTGCTCGGCCTGGTCGAGCGGCTGTGCGCGGGCGTGGCGAGCGAGTCGTTGGCGCAGCGGGCCGGCCGCGAGGTCGGCGACGCCCTGGTCGACCTGAACTGCACCACGGCCGAGGCGTTGCAGCTGTCGTTGGAGGTCGTCGGCAAGGGTCTGTTCGGCATGCCCGCGCTCGCGCCGCCGGACCGGCTGCGCGAGCGCGTGGTCGACGTGGTCGCCTCGCTCGCCGCCGGGTTCGCCGACCGGGCCCGCGCGTCCGTGCTGGCGCAGCAGGAGCAGTTGGGCCGGTCGCTCTACAAGGCCATGCGCGAGGCTCAGGTGGAGCTGCAGTACGCCGAGTCCAGGTTCGAGCTGCTGGAGCACCACCTGTCGACCGGCATCGCGACCGCCGACGAGGACGGCGTGCTGGTGCGGTCGAACGGCGCGTTGGCCCGGATCGTGGACCGCATGCCCGAGGACCTGGCCGGGTCGTCGTTGTTCGACCTGGCGCACCCCGACGAGAGGGTGGCGTTGCGGGTCGACTTCGCGCGACTGGTCGACGGTGGCACGGGTTCGACGACCCAGCCGCGCCAACTGCTGCGCGCCGACGGCGAACCGGCCTGGGTCGTGCTGACCCTGTCCCCGCTGCGCCGGCTCGAAGGCCGTCCCCAGGTGATCGTGCTCGCCGAGGACGCCACCGACGTCAACCTGCTGCAGGGCCAGCTCAACCACCAGGCGCTGCACGACGTGCTGACCCGGCTGCCCAACCGCCAGTACTTCACCAGCAGGTTGGAGCAGGCGCTGCGCACGGCCGAGCCCGGCGCCGGCGTCACCGTGTTCCACCTCGACCTCGACGGCTTCTCCCGCGTCACCGGCGGCCTCGGCCGCGCGGTCGGCGACCACGTGCTCAAGGTCGTGGCCGGCCGGCTGGAAGCGGTCGTGGCCGAGGAGAACGCGATGGTGGCCCGGTTCGGGCACGACGAGTTCGCGGTCCTGGTCGAGAACTCCCCGACGACGCCTGACGTGGTCACCCTGGTGCGGCGGATCAACGACCTGCTGGCCGTGCCGTTCCACGCCGGCGGGAAGCGGCTGGCGGTGTCGGCGACGATCGGCGTGGTGCACCGGCCGCCGCGCGACGCGACGCCGTCGGACGTGCTCGACTCGGCCGACCTGGCGCTGCGGCGGGCCGCCGGCAACGGGCGCAGGCAGTGGGAGCTGTCCGATCCGGCGCGGGACGAGCGCGACCGGCACGCGTTCACCCTGGCCGCGACCATGCCGGGCGCGTGGGAGAACGGCTCGATCCGGGTGCTGTACCGGCCGGTGGTGCGGCTCTCGGACGGCCGGGTGGAGTCGGCCGAGGCAGTGCTGCGGTGGGACCACCCGGCGTTGGGCGCGCTGCCGCACGAGCAGTGCCTGGCGCCGGCCGAGGAGACCGGGCTGGTCGTGCCGTTGGGCGGGTGGGCCCTGCGGGTGGCGTGCGAGCAGGCCCGGTCGTGGCGGGAGGCGGGCCGTGACGTGCCGGTGCGGTGGGCGTTGACGCCGAGCCAGGCGGCGGACCCGGACCTGCACGGTGTGGTGCGCGAGGCGTTGTCCGACACGGGGTTGCCGGCGGCGTCGCTGCGGCTCGGGGTGCCCGCTCAGGCGCTGTTCGGTCGAGGGCGGTCCGGGCGGGCGCCGTTCGGGGCGAGGGGTGAGGCGGTCGACAACCTGGGGTACCTCGCCGAGGAGCGGGTGGGGATCGAGGTGGAGGACTTCACCGCCGCGCCGGACGACGTGGCGCGGCTGCTCGACGGCGTGCCGGTGCGGGCGGTGCGGGTGGCCCAGTCCCCCGCGGCGCGGCCCGGGTCGGCGGTGGCGCGGGTGTTGGCCGGGGTGTTGGGCGTGGTGCGTGACGCCGGCATCGGTGTGACCGCGGCCGGCGTCACGACACCGGAACAAGCCCGGTGGTGGCGGGAGGTGGGTGCGGACACCGCGTCCGGTCCCCTGTTCGCTCCCGCCGGTCCACCGGACGTGATCACCCGATAG